A region from the Pelobates fuscus isolate aPelFus1 chromosome 3, aPelFus1.pri, whole genome shotgun sequence genome encodes:
- the LOC134601930 gene encoding vomeronasal type-2 receptor 26-like, whose translation MKTSKTYTDSSDCFLCSDDKWPNLARDQCLPREVELLSFSDPLGISLAMTSILGSALPGFVLFLFIKNRDTPLVRANNRALSFLLLAGLTFCFLCPVLLLLPPGNQMCLMRQAAFGVLFTLCVSCLLAKTLIVVLAFRANQPGGCIRVLMGPRWPILIALSCTFLQFILCLFWISVDPPSLEHDVKSQLGKVIIQCNDGLGFWLMLCYLGLLSAICFLVAFLARKLPGAFNEATHITFSMLVFLIVWVSFVPAYLSTQGKLSVATEIFAILSSSAGLLFCIFFPKCYIILLQPQLNTRELVSGHQRRHSRKNLGSS comes from the exons atgaagaCATCAAAAACttacacag ACTCCTCAGATTGTTTCCTGTGCTCAGATGACAAATGGCCCAATTTGGCACGTGATCAATGTCTTCCACGGGAGGTTGAGTTACTGTCCTTCAGTGATCCTCTAGGAATCTCACTGGCAATGACATCCATTCTTGGCTCCGCTCTGCCAGGATTTGTTTTGTTTCTCTTCATCAAGAACCGAGATACCCCACTAGTCCGAGCCAATAACCGGGCCCTCAGCTTCCTACTACTTGCTGGTCTCACCTTCTGTTTCCTCTGCCCtgtcctcctactcctcccaccAGGCAATCAAATGTGCCTCATGCGTCAAGCAGCCTTTGGAGTGCTCTTCACCTTATGTGTATCTTGCCTTTTGGCCAAAACCCTCATTGTTGTCCTAGCGTTCCGAGCTAACCAACCTGGGGGATGTATCAGAGTGCTAATGGGACCTCGCTGGCCCATTTTGATTGCCCTAAGTTGCACTTTTCTCCAGTTCATTCTTTGTCTTTTttggatcagtgttgatcctccTTCTCTAGAGCATGATGTTAAAAGCCAACTGGGAAAAGTAATAATCCAATGTAATGATGGCCTTGGCTTCTGGCTCATGCTGTGTTACCTAGGTCTTCTGTCTGCAATATGTTTTTTAGTTGCCTTTTTGGCAAGAAAACTACCTGGAGCCTTCAATGAAGCAACTCATATCACCTTCAGCATGTTGGTGTTCTTGATTGTCTGGGTGTCTTTTGTTCCAGCATACCTCAGCACACAAGGCAAACTGTCCGTGGCAACAGAAATATTTGCCATCCTCTCCTCCAGTGCAGGACTTCTGTTTTGTATCTTCTTTCCAAAATGCTATATTATTCTTCTGCAGCCCCAGCTCAACACAAGGGAATTGGTTTCTGGTCACCAAAGAAGACATTCAAGGAAGAATTTAGGATCCTCATGa